In a single window of the Coregonus clupeaformis isolate EN_2021a chromosome 10, ASM2061545v1, whole genome shotgun sequence genome:
- the LOC121558644 gene encoding zinc finger and BTB domain-containing protein 20-like isoform X3, whose amino-acid sequence MSGSVVEFQAQIASIMEVLANAAVAEICKVVDDGYAVVHLEISQSQKENEFLRRKMKLMELQIARFRAERTKLSEGSVHNRFHGIRLLNRHSNRETATTGPTWQSRARLSNRSFGNSSIQRDRQPIDVDQEDVSPSKHMDATSDESAETEDGEPDLLIIKEEGEADDQDSRSSHPARTVEGSRELTTQPAAATTEDPTVQPSGPRGNNYNNYINTAMEAKSTVEGERDLQPWKKEEDLREMPGTDSGQRIPGPDSQISPDTDQAELTEQLRTKHIIVNVNRSDTEPESLSQVLQLTGPGPVAKQQRSLNPARTTDLPVNSCKRRGSDTVTERPSCSSYAAETVSGSPSPLTKMNPIPPLPQMVRGEHENSHGGSEVKSEVIVIDPLPVDEGEGGDDTPSSWGQGDIMEPRHHQGGHSEADAMLLGGHSSNTYHHHPHPGVQAAARQNSPENLLYTIGMDGAFDNRLGTFQNPATTATAPFAEGTGELQYPSWVDFPGSAPDTHLGDMTGTHQDRGVGDEGARSYRCTFCGREYPHLCQLKMHQRVHTGEKPYECAQCGKQFSQLCGLKRHQRVHTGEKPFRCAQCGKQFSHSSNLKVHQSVHTGEKRFHCAQCGKNFSFLSNLIRHQAVHARKL is encoded by the exons ATGTCGGGTTCCGTGGTCGAGTTCCAGGCGCAGATAGCCTCAATCATGGAGGTGCTAGCCAACGCGGCTGTGGCCGAAATCTGCAAAGTTGTTGACGATGGCTATGCGGTTGTACACCTGGAGATTTCCCAAAGCCAAAAGGAGAACGAATTTCTCCGGAGGAAAATGAAATTGATGGAACTTCAGATCGCGAGGTTTCGAGCTGAGAGAACAAAGCTTTCAGAGGGGTCCGTCCACAATCGCTTCCATGGAATACGCCTGCTGAACAGACACAGCAATCGAGAGACTGCAACGACAG GACCTACTTGGCAAAGCAGAGCCAGACTTTCCAACAGGAGTTTTGGGAACAGCAGCATTCAAAGAGACAGACAGCCCATAGACGTGGACCAAGAGGATGTCTCTCCATCAAAGCATATGGATGCTACAAGTGATGAG TCAGCAGAGACAGAGGACGGGGAACCAGACCTGCTGATCATCAAGGAAGAGGGAGAAGCAGATGACCAGGACTCTAGGTCCAGCCACCCAGCCAGAACAGTGGAGGGCAGCAGAGAGCTAACCACCCAACCGGCTGCAGCCACCACAGAGGACCCCACCGTCCAGCCCAGTGGCCCCAGAGGCAACAACTATAACAACTACATCAACACCGCTATGGAG GCCAAATCTACtgtggaaggggagagagaccTCCAGCCATGGAAGAAAGAAGAGGATCTGAGGGAGATGCCAG GCACTGACAGTGGCCAGAGAATACCGGGCCCGGACTCACAGATCTCTCCAGACACAGACCAAGCAGAGCTCACTGAGCAGCTCAGAACCAAACACATCATAGTGAATGTCAACAGGTCAGACACGGAGCCTGAGAGCCTGAGTCAGGTGCTCCAACTCACAGGTCCAGGACCTGTTGCTAAACAGCAGCGCAGCCTGAACCCTGCGAGAACAACCGATCTGCCTGTAAACTCCTGTAAGCGAAGAGGCAGTGATACAGTGACTGAGCGGCCATCTTGTTCTAGTTATGCTGCCGAGACAGTCTCAGGAAGCCCCTCGCCTCTCACAAAGATGAACCCCATTCCCCCACTTCCTCAGATGGTGAGGGGTGAACACGAGAATTCCCATGGCGGTTCAGAGGTCAAGTCTGAGGTCATAGTTATCGACCCCCTTCCTGTTGACGAGGGGGAGGGTGGGGATGACACGCCCTCTTCCTGGGGACAAGGTGACATCATGGAACCCAGGCATCATCAAGGAGGACATAGTGAAGCAGATGCCATGCTTCTTGGAGGACATTCGAGTAACActtatcatcatcatcctcacccAGGTGTCCAGGCAGCAGCGAGACAGAACTCACCCGAGAATCTGCTCTACACCATTGGCATGGACGGCGCTTTCGACAACCGCCTTGGCACCTTTCAGAACCCCGCAACCACCGCCACTGCTCCATTCGCCGAAGGAACCGGAGAGCTGCAGTACCCCTCCTGGGTGGATTTCCCTGGGAGCGCCCCCGACACCCACCTGGGCGACATGACTGGGACTCATCAGGACAGAGGGGTGGGGGACGAGGGGGCGAGGTCCTACAGGTGCACCTTCTGCGGGAGGGAGTACCCTCACCTGTGCCAGCTCAAGatgcaccagagggtccacacaggggagaaaccgtATGAGTGCGCCCAGTGCGGGAAGCAGTTCAGCCAGCTGTGCGGCCTGAAGCGACACCAGAGagtacacacaggggagaaacctttTAGATGCGCTCAGTGCGGGAAACAGTTCTCTCATTCCAGCAACCTTAAAGTGCATCAGAGCGTCCATACGGGGGAGAAACGGTTCCACTGCGCCCAGTGTGGAAAGAACTTCTCCTTTCTGAGCAATCTGATAAGACACCAGGCAGTTCATGCACGTAAATTATAG
- the LOC121558644 gene encoding zinc finger and BTB domain-containing protein 20-like isoform X1, with protein MSGSVVEFQAQIASIMEVLANAAVAEICKVVDDGYAVVHLEISQSQKENEFLRRKMKLMELQIARFRAERTKLSEGSVHNRFHGIRLLNRHSNRETATTGPTWQSRARLSNRSFGNSSIQRDRQPIDVDQEDVSPSKHMDATSDEQSAETEDGEPDLLIIKEEGEADDQDSRSSHPARTVEGSRELTTQPAAATTEDPTVQPSGPRGNNYNNYINTAMEAKSTVEGERDLQPWKKEEDLREMPGTDSGQRIPGPDSQISPDTDQAELTEQLRTKHIIVNVNRSDTEPESLSQVLQLTGPGPVAKQQRSLNPARTTDLPVNSCKRRGSDTVTERPSCSSYAAETVSGSPSPLTKMNPIPPLPQMVRGEHENSHGGSEVKSEVIVIDPLPVDEGEGGDDTPSSWGQGDIMEPRHHQGGHSEADAMLLGGHSSNTYHHHPHPGVQAAARQNSPENLLYTIGMDGAFDNRLGTFQNPATTATAPFAEGTGELQYPSWVDFPGSAPDTHLGDMTGTHQDRGVGDEGARSYRCTFCGREYPHLCQLKMHQRVHTGEKPYECAQCGKQFSQLCGLKRHQRVHTGEKPFRCAQCGKQFSHSSNLKVHQSVHTGEKRFHCAQCGKNFSFLSNLIRHQAVHARKL; from the exons ATGTCGGGTTCCGTGGTCGAGTTCCAGGCGCAGATAGCCTCAATCATGGAGGTGCTAGCCAACGCGGCTGTGGCCGAAATCTGCAAAGTTGTTGACGATGGCTATGCGGTTGTACACCTGGAGATTTCCCAAAGCCAAAAGGAGAACGAATTTCTCCGGAGGAAAATGAAATTGATGGAACTTCAGATCGCGAGGTTTCGAGCTGAGAGAACAAAGCTTTCAGAGGGGTCCGTCCACAATCGCTTCCATGGAATACGCCTGCTGAACAGACACAGCAATCGAGAGACTGCAACGACAG GACCTACTTGGCAAAGCAGAGCCAGACTTTCCAACAGGAGTTTTGGGAACAGCAGCATTCAAAGAGACAGACAGCCCATAGACGTGGACCAAGAGGATGTCTCTCCATCAAAGCATATGGATGCTACAAGTGATGAG CAGTCAGCAGAGACAGAGGACGGGGAACCAGACCTGCTGATCATCAAGGAAGAGGGAGAAGCAGATGACCAGGACTCTAGGTCCAGCCACCCAGCCAGAACAGTGGAGGGCAGCAGAGAGCTAACCACCCAACCGGCTGCAGCCACCACAGAGGACCCCACCGTCCAGCCCAGTGGCCCCAGAGGCAACAACTATAACAACTACATCAACACCGCTATGGAG GCCAAATCTACtgtggaaggggagagagaccTCCAGCCATGGAAGAAAGAAGAGGATCTGAGGGAGATGCCAG GCACTGACAGTGGCCAGAGAATACCGGGCCCGGACTCACAGATCTCTCCAGACACAGACCAAGCAGAGCTCACTGAGCAGCTCAGAACCAAACACATCATAGTGAATGTCAACAGGTCAGACACGGAGCCTGAGAGCCTGAGTCAGGTGCTCCAACTCACAGGTCCAGGACCTGTTGCTAAACAGCAGCGCAGCCTGAACCCTGCGAGAACAACCGATCTGCCTGTAAACTCCTGTAAGCGAAGAGGCAGTGATACAGTGACTGAGCGGCCATCTTGTTCTAGTTATGCTGCCGAGACAGTCTCAGGAAGCCCCTCGCCTCTCACAAAGATGAACCCCATTCCCCCACTTCCTCAGATGGTGAGGGGTGAACACGAGAATTCCCATGGCGGTTCAGAGGTCAAGTCTGAGGTCATAGTTATCGACCCCCTTCCTGTTGACGAGGGGGAGGGTGGGGATGACACGCCCTCTTCCTGGGGACAAGGTGACATCATGGAACCCAGGCATCATCAAGGAGGACATAGTGAAGCAGATGCCATGCTTCTTGGAGGACATTCGAGTAACActtatcatcatcatcctcacccAGGTGTCCAGGCAGCAGCGAGACAGAACTCACCCGAGAATCTGCTCTACACCATTGGCATGGACGGCGCTTTCGACAACCGCCTTGGCACCTTTCAGAACCCCGCAACCACCGCCACTGCTCCATTCGCCGAAGGAACCGGAGAGCTGCAGTACCCCTCCTGGGTGGATTTCCCTGGGAGCGCCCCCGACACCCACCTGGGCGACATGACTGGGACTCATCAGGACAGAGGGGTGGGGGACGAGGGGGCGAGGTCCTACAGGTGCACCTTCTGCGGGAGGGAGTACCCTCACCTGTGCCAGCTCAAGatgcaccagagggtccacacaggggagaaaccgtATGAGTGCGCCCAGTGCGGGAAGCAGTTCAGCCAGCTGTGCGGCCTGAAGCGACACCAGAGagtacacacaggggagaaacctttTAGATGCGCTCAGTGCGGGAAACAGTTCTCTCATTCCAGCAACCTTAAAGTGCATCAGAGCGTCCATACGGGGGAGAAACGGTTCCACTGCGCCCAGTGTGGAAAGAACTTCTCCTTTCTGAGCAATCTGATAAGACACCAGGCAGTTCATGCACGTAAATTATAG
- the LOC121558629 gene encoding uncharacterized protein LOC121558629, whose translation MEESYAALRVEMECRHEPNWKPLTMEIGTGMEKDTVPPWNPCRSSDRIQVAGLRKDLVEEQEDEEEACGADMEDDPMDHNDPTDHDDYTLLLPMSSQGPSQPVKPKTSSEGPSQPVKPKTTSSLVKLTEDKLHVTVLEGTSLPPLQRCTTCCSYYHCPYCTFFKPARRTKTIQHIRCHLARAVCHKGYTMIRCTFDCREVGHFHCAFCKKILLNKNIFIDHLKMCGGAEPGGTSTNLDPRPTVLHAEAILEALAKLNATSTYGPMERARLNSNLKVVSVKMLQRCNEQNKGLKTTSQTIQSVPGGMECLAPENHLDNDPNPGLGNLSVTDQILEEVGLKHLFTEGESSAEDDDNTAAEEEGLSQPTNNELPVTVLKGQTMPPLQRCTTCCRKYHCPFCTAFKPNRKCHLLMHLDTPISRAVFHDGYVIMTCTSNCRKDGHRHHHCPYCKETQRSRHHLISHLRTCRRRNPGGTNTGDVDAASLEATIAFEGITEDDATAALQVEATASVSTYNLTRNQRIEITPQSQTSQSPAYRPLTTVCDHCGFVLLRKNLKQHMLRKHPEIATPWEGVDPVSVAQQHGAMKHAEGTRRRLTATCTVCGRTVTMKNMRAHMNRKHPDSW comes from the exons ATGGAAGAAAGCTACGCTGCTCTTCGTGTGGAAATGGAGTGTCGCCATGAACCGAACTGGAAGCCCCTGACGATGGAGATTGGCACAGGGATGGAGAAGGACACTGTGCCACCATGGAACCCTTGCCGTTCTTCTGATCGTATTCAAGTGGCAG GTTTGAGAAAGGACCTTGTTGAGGaacaggaggatgaagaagaggccTGCGGTGCTGATATGGAAGATGATCCCATGGACCACAATGATCCCACAGATCATGATGATTACACTCTACTGTTACCGATGTCATCGCAAGGACCATCACAGCCTGTTAAACCAAAGACATCCTCAGAAGGACCATCACAGCCTGTTAAGCCAAAGACAACATCCTCTCTGGTTAAGCTTACGGAAGATAAG CTCCACGTCACAGTGCTGGAGGGGACTTCTCTACCACCGCTACAAAGATGCACAACCTGCTGCAGCTACTATCATTGCCCCTATTGCACCTTTTTCAAACCTGCAAGAAGGACTAAAACCATCCAGCATATACGGTGTCATCTTGCAAGGGCCGTTTGTCATAAGG GTTACACCATGATCAGGTGTACTTTTGACTGCAGGGAAGTTGGACATTTCCACTGTGCATTTTGCAAAAAGATTCTACTAAATAAAAACATATTCATTGACCACCTGAAAATGTGCGGCGGTGCGGAACCTGGTGGGACTAGCACTAACCTGGATCCCAGACCAACCGTTCTCCATGCGGAGGCCATTCTCGAAGCTCTTGCTAAGCTCAATGCAACCTCGACTTATGGACCTATGGAGCGTGCAAGGCTTAACAGCAACTTGAAAGTTGTTAGTGTGAAAATGTTGCAGCGGTGCAATGAACAAAACAAAGGCTTGAAGACAACATCACAGACGATCCAGAGTGTGCCAGGAGGGATGGAGTGCCTGGCGCCAGAGAACCATCTTGACAATGATCCAAATCCTG GTTTGGGGAACCTTTCTGTCACGGATCAAATCCTAGAAGAAGTGGGTCTCAAACACCTTTTTACGGAAGGTGAATCTTCAGCCGAAGACGACGATAACACAGCGGCAGAGGAGGAAGGACTATCACAGCCTACTAACAATGAG CTCCCCGTCACAGTGTTGAAGGGACAAACGATGCCACCGCTACAAAGATGTACAACCTGCTGCAGAAAGTATCATTGCCCCTTTTGCACCGCTTTCAAACCTAATAGAAAGTGCCATCTCCTGATGCATCTCGACACTCCTATTTCACGGGCTGTGTTTCACGACG GTTACGTCATTATGACATGCACGTCGAACTGCAGGAAAGACGGACACAGACACCACCACTGTCCATATTGCAAGGAAACGCAACGTTCTAGACACCACCTCATTAGTCACCTGAGAACCTGCAGAAGAAGGAATCCCGGTGGTACTAACACTGGCGACGTAGATGCCGCTTCTCTCGAAGCTACCATTGCATTCGAAGGTATCACTGAGGATGACGCTACCGCTGCCCTTCAGGTCGAGGCTACCGCTTCGGTCTCAACCTATAACTTGACCCGTAACCAGCGTATTGAAATTACCCCTCAAAGCCAAACGTCTCAAAGTCCAGCCTATAGGCCTCTGACGACTGTGTGTGATCACTGTGGTTTTGTGCTCCTGAGAAAGAACTTGAAGCAGCACATGCTGAGGAAACACCCGGAGATCGCCACTCCATGGGAGGGCGTAGATCCCGTGTCTGTGGCACAACAACACGGCGCCATGAAACACGCTGAAGGGACCAGACGGAGACTGACAGCCACCTGCACCGTATGTGGGCGTACGGTGACCATGAAGAACATGAGAGCACACATGAACAGAAAACACCCCGATTCCTGGTAG